GATTCCTGAGCCCACCGTAGAGCTTCTGATTGAGCGGGTCTCCGGTGAGGCTGGGGCTTTTAAATTCAGATTCAAGTATGCTTAATGAGGGTTGGGGACACTTGCAGCCATTCTGCGATCTGACCACCAGAGGGCGCCCGGACCGGGCTGAGTGGTCGCTCTGTGCGGTCCTGTTCTTGCAGACAGGTTGCTGTCATCAAAGACAGGCTAGGGATCAGCCGAGTCCAGTGGGGAGGGGCTTCCGCAGAGAAGGAAATCCCACGTCCGGAAAGACTCTGGCAGCCCGCACTGGACACCTGGCTAGTGCTCAGAGAGGCCAGTGCAGGGCTTGAAATGTACATCAGCCTGTTCTGCACTGGGGCATCCCTGGTTCAGACTCGAACGCTGAGACCCAGGAAGGGGCAAGGGCTTAGTGGTGGCTACTCTGCCTCCCAGCCAACTCAGGACTCTTTGTCCTGCCAGGGCTGAGGGCAGAAGGTGGACCCCAGCAAGTCCAGTTATGAGTCACCTCTGAGTGCCCAGGAGATGGGACAGGGGCTGGCCAGGGATGGATGCTGGCCAGCGCTACCCTGCTTCCGCAATTGTAGCCTTGGTGATTCAGCTTCCTCTGCCTGCCTAGAGGGGGCCCTCCCTGGGCTGCGGAGAGAGGAGGTGCTAGGACTAGGGAGGGACAATGGAGAGGCCTTAAAGGGTCCCCGTAGTCCAACTCTTCTGAATGCTGAGGTCCCCCGAGATGACTGTGGCTAAAGATCGGCCCTGGGATGGGGGCCCCTGGGGGGAGGGCCCTAGAAGATGGAGTCTCCTGTGATGCTGGAGGTTTTATTGGGCTCTCGCAAAAAAGATGCTCCAGTGTCTCCTTCCCTGATTTGGTCTCTATAGGAGACTCGCCctggctctgggtggggagggatCTGATCCTCCACTAGTCGGGGGAGGAAGGACAGACAGGATAACCTTTTCAGCTGCGGGGTGAGTCTACTAAAGGAGGGAATAAAAGGCGGGTAGAACAGTGTggtggagggggaggcggggctAGACCTCGCTCCCGGCTTCGGGGACGCGgcccggccgggggcggggccaggggctcaGCCCAACTTTCCGGGTGGGGCGCGGGCGGTGGCGGCAGCGGAGGCGGGGCCAAGATCGTGGAGCCTCGccctcctggcctggcctgggctggAGCCGGGAGCGAGCTGCTGTCTGATCCACAGCCGCAGCCCGAGCTGCGGCCGCGGCCGAAGCACCGGGAGCTGGAGGATATTACCTGCCGGAGTGAAGCCGAGCCGAGCTCACCGCCTGGCACCGGCCGGAGCGCGGGCCTGGGCGCAGTCGGAGGCAGCGAACCGCGATTACCAGGCACCACTGAACACGGGCACAGAAGGTTGGATCACCCCTACCAGGCCTGGGCATGGCCTGAACACGCAGGCGATCGCGGATTCTGGAccaaagaggaaaaggaacaagGATTCCATCCAATATAGCGTGGGCACTAGGCGGGAAGAAGAATAGAGACTTCACCTGGCAAGGGGCAGAGGTGCCCCGAGCTTACTAGGCCAGGACTGAGCACCAGAGAGCCTGGCATCTCCAGCAGCCGCcacctgggctctgccctgctTGAGCCGGAACACAGCTCTTGGACGTTGGCTGGCACAGGCCTGGCAGAAGAAGTGGTTCTCTCACCTGTCTGAAAGGAAAGTTGGGATCTGGGAAACCAGGACCTGGCCTGGACCAAAGGGGCTCTCTGGTGGCGCAGAGCTGGTTCCTGGGGAGctggcctcctgccccagccccactggtCCGGATGTGCCGCTGTCCTCTGGAGCACCATGATGGCAGGATGACCTCTGCTGAGGCAGTGGCAGAGACTAGCGATGCCCGGGTGGCTGGGTCCCCCGAGTGGCCCCCTGATACCCACCAGGCCCCCGGGCGGCCTGGCCGGACCCGGGTGGCCGTGGCAGCACTGGTGTGGCTGCTGGCAGGAGCCAGCATGTCCAGCGTCAACAAGTGGATTTTCACGGTGCACGGCTTTGGGCGGCCCCTGCTGCTCTCGGCGCTGCACATGCTGGCAGCAGCGCTGGCATGCCACCGGGGAGCGCGGCGCCCCATGCCCAGCGGCACCCACCGCCAAGTGCTGCTGCTCAGTCTTACCTTTGGCACCTCGATGGCCTGCGGCAACGTGGGCCTGAGCACCGTGCCCCTGGACCTGGCACAGCTGGCCACCACTACCACGCCACTGATCACACTGGCCCTGTCGGCGCTTCTGCTCGGCCGTCGCCACCACCCGCTGCAGTTCGCCGCCATGGGCCCACTCTGCCTGGGGGCTGCCTGCAGCCTGGCGGGAGAGCTCCGGTCACCACCTGCTGGCTGTGGCTTCCTGCTGGCCGCCACCTGCCTCCGAGGCCTCAAGTCCATTCAGCAGAGTGAGTGCCCGGGTCTCTGTTTGAGAAGGTGGGGATCGGGGTGGGTGTGCGGCCTGGATGGCCCTGTGAGGGATGTGGctgttatcccattttacagattaagaaactgaGCCTGATGGCTTTGGAAGaggcagaaactgaggctcagaaagagcCAACAACTTAGTGAGTTCCAGGCCCCAAATGTAGACTCTGGAGGCCCaactaatatttaataatagcTGCCATTGACCTGTGTCCCATGTTTTGTCCCCTTACCTCACTGGGTCCCCATACTGCCTTGATCAAGGAAATCACTGTATTATCTTGTCCCCGTTTGACCAACAGAGAGGGTTGCCCTGGGCCATGTGGCAAGTGAGCAACCGAGGTACGATTTGAGCCCGGCATTCAATCTCCATGCTGTCCAAGAT
The genomic region above belongs to Phyllostomus discolor isolate MPI-MPIP mPhyDis1 chromosome 13, mPhyDis1.pri.v3, whole genome shotgun sequence and contains:
- the SLC35E4 gene encoding solute carrier family 35 member E4, coding for MCRCPLEHHDGRMTSAEAVAETSDARVAGSPEWPPDTHQAPGRPGRTRVAVAALVWLLAGASMSSVNKWIFTVHGFGRPLLLSALHMLAAALACHRGARRPMPSGTHRQVLLLSLTFGTSMACGNVGLSTVPLDLAQLATTTTPLITLALSALLLGRRHHPLQFAAMGPLCLGAACSLAGELRSPPAGCGFLLAATCLRGLKSIQQSALLQEERLDAVTLLYATSLPSFCLLAGAALVLEAGVALPPAPTDSRLWACILLSCLLSVLYNLASFSLLAFTSALTVHVLGNLTVVGNLVLSRLLFGSRLSPLSYVGIALTLSGMFLYHNCEFVASWAARWGFWRRNQPGKGL